In uncultured Methanobacterium sp., a genomic segment contains:
- a CDS encoding FUSC family protein, translated as MEKKGFAGRLKTLSKPTGKPMWSQAFKSIILMVLAALIAKSLGFDDGIKAVMFITLIATIIIDLPLPLRKIFPMALVGFIMTFLAFISSSLAISSLPVFLFFTVIWAFLSLSMYIFSETFGLFGFIIFCGYFLSVALVNRGASTLEWGLYIILAYLVASILFIPKIWGRKKDISKMIASPFVPETSLERVLSVRQALSGIPLDREDYELFRIGNYLTGFRGYSKLMFSRLSGQSQELLKSFMDAVNKSSLEIAGSITSTPSTIKLESVDREIGNIQKSVNSTDPDNKALLEVSTEIRTLLQKASALLVEKYHSSEKLKIPSPQSSLKEVLSANFNLENMYIRHAMRFSLALTLGLLVVYLTHGRDALWVTMGILIIIKPDVTSTLNNIILRVSFNVFAILLAILLGFLFPHYALFGLAFLMLFLFRAFYPSYMGLSVMFLSIFVVLIWPNGPVWENAVARIIDISIGAIIAFVCAYLILPSRMTVDLPGQIVRVIHANREYANAVLPDEDRAYDHENAVKYFRKYMLEEKNLESAIKKVDDTFNDVDNDVSLYHELSAVNKKLAADISSIATLIESKKPLLNIYRFKEQLIDSLNELALSVNKNVVLPRANINQSYRDSDVTEASTPESYLDWIRNDVKFLQEGVELGHKTGALERYRDMT; from the coding sequence GTGGAAAAGAAGGGATTTGCAGGAAGATTAAAAACATTATCCAAACCCACTGGCAAGCCAATGTGGAGTCAAGCATTTAAATCCATAATTTTAATGGTTTTAGCTGCATTAATAGCTAAATCCCTGGGTTTTGATGATGGAATAAAAGCAGTCATGTTTATTACCCTCATCGCCACCATAATCATAGACCTACCACTACCATTGCGGAAAATCTTTCCCATGGCCCTGGTAGGATTTATAATGACTTTTTTAGCCTTTATAAGTTCTTCTCTGGCCATTTCTAGTCTTCCTGTTTTTCTATTTTTCACAGTTATCTGGGCTTTTTTAAGCCTTTCCATGTACATTTTCAGTGAAACTTTCGGCCTTTTTGGGTTTATAATATTCTGTGGTTACTTCCTGTCAGTGGCTCTGGTTAATAGGGGTGCTTCCACACTGGAATGGGGACTTTACATAATTTTAGCTTATCTGGTTGCATCAATCCTTTTCATACCCAAAATATGGGGGAGAAAAAAAGACATTTCAAAAATGATTGCCTCTCCTTTCGTTCCAGAAACCTCTCTTGAGAGGGTTTTATCAGTTCGCCAAGCATTATCTGGAATTCCCCTTGATAGGGAGGATTATGAACTATTCAGAATTGGAAATTACCTAACCGGGTTTAGGGGTTACAGTAAACTGATGTTTTCCCGTTTATCTGGCCAATCTCAGGAATTGCTCAAGAGTTTTATGGATGCGGTTAATAAAAGCAGCCTGGAAATTGCAGGGAGTATTACCAGTACTCCCAGTACAATTAAACTGGAATCAGTAGATCGGGAAATTGGAAATATACAAAAATCAGTTAATAGCACTGATCCAGATAACAAAGCCCTATTGGAAGTGTCCACAGAAATTAGAACTCTACTCCAGAAGGCCAGTGCCCTGCTGGTAGAAAAATATCATTCCAGTGAAAAATTAAAGATACCTTCACCCCAAAGTTCTCTTAAAGAAGTTTTAAGTGCTAATTTTAATCTAGAGAACATGTACATACGTCACGCTATGAGGTTCTCCCTGGCACTTACTCTGGGACTCCTGGTGGTGTATTTAACCCATGGACGTGACGCACTCTGGGTTACCATGGGTATTTTAATCATAATCAAACCGGATGTTACTAGTACCCTTAACAACATCATTTTAAGGGTTTCTTTTAATGTATTTGCCATACTCCTGGCCATACTCCTGGGATTCCTCTTCCCCCATTATGCATTATTCGGCTTAGCTTTCCTTATGCTTTTCCTGTTCAGAGCATTCTATCCCAGTTATATGGGACTTTCAGTCATGTTCCTTTCCATATTCGTGGTGCTGATATGGCCCAATGGACCTGTGTGGGAGAATGCAGTTGCCCGTATAATTGACATTAGTATTGGTGCCATTATAGCATTTGTATGTGCATATCTCATCCTGCCCAGCAGGATGACCGTAGATCTTCCGGGACAGATTGTTAGGGTCATCCATGCTAACCGTGAATATGCAAATGCGGTTCTCCCTGATGAAGATAGGGCGTATGATCATGAAAATGCAGTTAAGTATTTCAGGAAATACATGTTAGAAGAAAAAAACCTTGAATCAGCTATTAAAAAGGTTGATGATACATTTAATGATGTGGATAATGACGTGTCACTCTATCATGAACTAAGTGCGGTTAATAAAAAGTTAGCAGCAGATATTTCTAGCATAGCAACATTAATTGAATCTAAAAAACCTTTACTTAACATTTACCGGTTTAAAGAACAGTTAATTGATTCTTTGAATGAACTGGCTCTTTCTGTGAACAAAAATGTGGTGCTTCCAAGGGCAAATATCAACCAATCTTACCGGGATTCAGATGTTACTGAAGCATCCACCCCTGAAAGTTAC
- a CDS encoding metallophosphoesterase, whose amino-acid sequence MEEKDPNALKYRQKLQRGMTYWRHKIGNPEFDHKDFQVEQVEVTIPNLDPSFHNYKLLNLSDIHLGQWITPEHLKGVIKMANNEKPDSVTITGDFVSYILDDVAEDLENSLKKLKPKEFSFAVLGNHDHWLNAGKIREILHRCDIIDVSNDLHTIHHDEASLHIAGVDSVMLGKQRLDLVMEKLPEEGPAILLAHEPDFADISSTTGRFSLQISGHSHGGQFLIPGLGTFIRGPHFFKYPAGKYMVGDMVQYTSRGLGTNVFWLRINCAPEITVFTLKCPEDVL is encoded by the coding sequence ATGGAAGAAAAGGATCCCAATGCCCTGAAATACAGGCAGAAGTTACAGAGGGGAATGACTTACTGGCGTCATAAAATAGGCAACCCTGAATTTGACCACAAAGATTTCCAAGTAGAACAAGTGGAAGTTACAATACCCAACCTTGATCCTTCTTTTCATAATTATAAGCTGTTAAATCTTTCAGATATACATCTTGGCCAGTGGATCACACCGGAACACCTTAAAGGTGTGATAAAAATGGCCAATAATGAAAAACCGGATTCTGTAACTATAACTGGTGATTTTGTTTCTTACATACTGGATGATGTGGCCGAGGACCTTGAAAACTCATTAAAAAAGTTAAAACCTAAAGAATTCTCATTTGCAGTTTTAGGCAACCATGATCACTGGCTGAACGCTGGAAAAATACGAGAAATATTGCACCGGTGTGATATAATTGATGTCAGCAATGATCTACACACCATACATCATGATGAAGCTTCCCTGCACATTGCTGGCGTGGATAGTGTGATGCTAGGTAAACAGCGCCTTGATCTGGTGATGGAAAAACTCCCAGAAGAAGGACCAGCCATACTCCTGGCTCATGAACCTGATTTTGCAGACATAAGCTCCACCACTGGACGTTTCAGTCTGCAAATATCTGGACACTCCCATGGGGGACAATTCCTCATACCCGGGCTGGGCACATTCATTCGCGGCCCTCATTTCTTCAAATATCCTGCGGGTAAATATATGGTGGGGGATATGGTCCAGTACACCAGCAGGGGCCTGGGAACTAATGTATTCTGGTTGAGGATCAACTGTGCCCCCGAAATCACAGTCTTCACATTGAAATGTCCAGAAGATGTATTGTAA
- a CDS encoding phage holin family protein encodes MEDKEKQSIDWYDQVQGHSRFYWLARTLVMWLGGFLGFMFIDYLSIGLYFNDWVTALIAAGVVGILNALFWPLLARILLPFMVFTVGIGALLLNAFLIWLASELITGFTIQGPALILAPIAMAAVTAVLSAILTIDDDATYYRNVIRKIKKGKIKFNEKPGVIFLEIDGLAFPILKEAIKNGTMPTLKKWLENNSHGVIPWETDLSSQTGASQAGILHGNNQDIPAFRWVEKDKNNKIMVSTGLSDAPVIEKRISDGNGLLACHGASRTNLFSGDAVDVIFTYSQLKNLGRFYTRAWYYVYSYPSNFARIVALFLWDVILDFASQLVHWIKNIQPRIKRGFIYPFVRAGANVFLREVTTAVVIGDMLEGKVDVAYVTYLGYDEIAHHSGTRDWDAFYALKKLDIQFHRLDNARKYAPRPYHLVVQSDHGQTNGATFLQRYGQSLEDLVRDLMPPETLIYSELSSNEDHFGQAFQSPIEDSKRYIRDRSDHVVDESRYLFDTAVKKVDEAPVIKGKVLDYLQRHDIGDIPPKKQISSENAQVIVLASGNLGLIYLTEHVERLTFEQIKATYPDLIPGLVQHQGVGFVMVKSKEQGPMAVGKDGIHYLKDGTIEGEDPLTPFGPRAFKHLLRTDGFRYAPDILVNSFYDPETNEVAAFEELVGSHGGLGGEQTQPFILYPSQWDMGSEEIVGAENLHRVLKKHLKHLQ; translated from the coding sequence GTGGAAGATAAAGAAAAACAATCAATCGATTGGTATGATCAGGTTCAAGGCCATTCCAGGTTCTACTGGTTAGCTAGAACTCTGGTTATGTGGCTAGGTGGATTTCTGGGATTCATGTTCATTGATTATTTATCTATTGGCTTGTATTTTAATGATTGGGTCACAGCACTTATCGCTGCAGGAGTAGTGGGAATTTTAAATGCCCTATTCTGGCCATTATTGGCACGGATATTATTACCATTTATGGTATTTACGGTGGGCATAGGTGCATTGCTGTTAAATGCATTCTTAATATGGTTGGCCAGTGAATTAATAACCGGATTCACCATCCAGGGGCCTGCCTTAATACTGGCCCCTATTGCCATGGCTGCAGTTACCGCGGTCTTATCTGCAATTTTAACCATTGATGATGATGCCACTTATTATCGGAATGTTATCCGAAAGATAAAAAAGGGAAAAATCAAATTCAATGAAAAACCCGGAGTTATCTTCCTTGAAATTGATGGACTGGCCTTCCCTATATTAAAGGAAGCCATTAAAAATGGGACCATGCCCACTCTTAAAAAGTGGTTAGAAAATAACTCCCATGGAGTGATACCATGGGAAACAGATCTGTCGAGTCAAACCGGGGCCAGTCAGGCCGGAATCCTCCACGGAAATAATCAGGATATTCCCGCTTTCAGGTGGGTGGAAAAAGATAAAAATAATAAGATCATGGTTTCAACAGGATTATCTGACGCCCCAGTTATTGAAAAAAGAATATCTGATGGAAACGGACTTTTAGCCTGCCACGGGGCCAGTAGAACAAACCTGTTCTCTGGAGATGCAGTTGATGTTATTTTCACTTACAGTCAGCTTAAAAACCTGGGAAGATTCTATACTCGGGCATGGTATTATGTTTACTCTTATCCATCCAATTTCGCCCGCATAGTAGCCCTGTTTCTATGGGATGTTATACTGGACTTTGCTTCCCAGCTGGTTCACTGGATTAAAAATATCCAACCACGTATAAAGCGAGGTTTTATTTATCCCTTTGTAAGAGCAGGAGCCAATGTATTCTTACGCGAAGTAACCACAGCTGTGGTCATTGGGGATATGCTTGAGGGTAAAGTTGATGTTGCATATGTTACTTACCTGGGATATGATGAAATAGCCCATCACTCTGGAACCCGTGATTGGGATGCTTTTTACGCTCTTAAAAAACTGGACATACAGTTTCATCGGTTGGATAACGCCCGAAAATACGCACCACGCCCCTACCACCTTGTGGTTCAATCTGATCATGGTCAAACCAATGGAGCCACTTTCCTGCAAAGGTATGGTCAGAGTCTGGAGGATCTGGTCCGGGATTTAATGCCACCAGAAACCCTGATCTACAGTGAACTTTCCTCCAACGAAGATCACTTTGGCCAGGCTTTTCAGAGCCCCATAGAAGATAGTAAACGCTATATAAGGGATCGTAGCGACCATGTGGTGGATGAAAGCAGGTATTTATTTGATACAGCAGTAAAAAAGGTTGATGAAGCTCCAGTAATTAAGGGAAAAGTTCTGGACTACTTGCAACGTCATGATATTGGAGATATTCCTCCCAAAAAGCAGATATCTTCTGAGAATGCTCAGGTTATTGTACTGGCATCAGGAAATCTGGGATTAATCTACTTAACCGAACATGTGGAAAGGTTAACCTTTGAACAGATAAAAGCTACCTACCCTGATCTGATCCCAGGCCTGGTTCAACACCAAGGTGTGGGGTTTGTAATGGTCAAGTCAAAGGAACAGGGACCAATGGCAGTGGGGAAGGATGGAATTCATTATCTTAAAGATGGAACCATTGAAGGGGAAGATCCATTAACTCCATTTGGACCAAGAGCCTTTAAACATCTTCTGCGTACTGATGGTTTCAGGTATGCTCCGGATATTCTAGTTAACAGTTTTTATGATCCTGAAACTAATGAAGTAGCAGCTTTTGAGGAATTAGTGGGTAGTCACGGCGGTTTGGGGGGTGAACAAACCCAACCTTTCATTCTATACCCCTCACAGTGGGATATGGGTTCTGAAGAGATAGTAGGGGCAGAAAATTTACATAGAGTACTTAAAAAACACTTAAAACACTTGCAATAA
- a CDS encoding YwbE family protein — MSQKNGKNRKDIKVGSEVYIVLKKDQRSGKRTKGIVKDLLTRSSTHPHGIKVRLEDGRVGRVQEIIS, encoded by the coding sequence ATGAGTCAAAAGAACGGTAAAAACAGGAAAGATATTAAAGTAGGATCTGAAGTTTACATTGTACTTAAAAAGGATCAGCGTAGTGGAAAAAGAACAAAAGGGATAGTTAAAGATTTATTAACTCGTTCTTCCACTCATCCTCATGGAATCAAGGTTAGGCTTGAAGACGGAAGAGTAGGAAGGGTTCAGGAAATAATAAGTTAG
- a CDS encoding transcription initiation factor IIB, which translates to MKQDMSEIEKIETKCPECGSEKLINDHERGEIVCGACGLVIDDNLVDMGPEWRAFDHEQRDKRTRVGAPITYTIHDKGLSTMIDWRNKDIYGRDIPARNRAQWYRLRKWQRKIRISGATERNLAFALSELDRDSSRLGLPRSVREAASVVYRNAVENKLIRGRSIEGVVAASLYAACRRCNVPRTLDEIAEVSRVSKKEVGRTYRFLTRELNIKLPPTSPVDYVPRFASELNLSGEVQSKAIEIIEKAMEKGLTSGRGPTGVAAAALYIASVLLGERKTQRDVADIAGVTEVTIRNRYKELTEQLDMGVTL; encoded by the coding sequence ATGAAGCAGGATATGTCTGAGATTGAAAAAATCGAGACTAAATGTCCAGAATGTGGATCTGAGAAACTTATAAATGATCATGAACGTGGTGAAATCGTTTGTGGGGCATGTGGTCTGGTTATAGACGACAACCTGGTGGATATGGGTCCAGAGTGGAGGGCCTTCGACCATGAACAGCGTGATAAAAGGACCAGGGTAGGTGCACCTATCACCTACACCATACACGACAAGGGTCTTTCCACCATGATCGACTGGAGAAACAAAGATATCTACGGTCGGGACATTCCAGCCAGGAACCGAGCCCAGTGGTATAGGCTCAGGAAATGGCAGAGGAAAATCAGGATTTCCGGTGCAACTGAACGTAACCTTGCATTTGCATTAAGTGAACTGGACCGTGATTCATCTCGATTGGGACTTCCCAGAAGTGTGAGGGAAGCTGCATCAGTAGTATACCGTAACGCTGTGGAAAACAAACTCATCAGAGGAAGAAGTATCGAAGGAGTGGTGGCAGCATCACTTTACGCAGCATGCAGACGGTGTAATGTTCCACGAACCCTGGATGAAATTGCAGAAGTATCCCGAGTGAGCAAAAAAGAGGTGGGTAGAACCTACCGTTTCCTGACCAGGGAACTGAACATTAAACTACCACCAACCAGTCCAGTGGATTACGTACCCCGTTTTGCCAGTGAACTGAACCTCTCTGGAGAAGTTCAGTCAAAAGCCATAGAAATCATTGAAAAGGCCATGGAAAAAGGTTTAACCTCTGGAAGAGGACCTACAGGCGTTGCGGCTGCCGCACTGTACATTGCCTCAGTTTTACTCGGTGAAAGGAAAACTCAACGTGATGTGGCAGATATAGCCGGAGTTACCGAAGTTACAATACGTAATCGGTACAAAGAACTCACAGAACAGTTAGATATGGGTGTAACACTTTAA
- a CDS encoding H/ACA ribonucleoprotein complex subunit GAR1 has product MKKLGSILHLSNRERVILRSNQTPALGLSVFNSRKEKIGFIHDVFGPTKDPYISVKILASISKNFENRVGDTLYVPKQAKKKWGRRKRSKK; this is encoded by the coding sequence ATGAAGAAACTTGGAAGCATACTACATTTGTCAAACAGAGAGCGAGTTATACTCCGATCGAACCAAACACCCGCTCTAGGATTGTCTGTTTTTAACTCCCGTAAGGAGAAAATAGGGTTTATTCACGATGTCTTCGGACCCACCAAGGATCCTTATATCTCAGTGAAGATCCTTGCATCAATTTCTAAAAATTTTGAAAACAGAGTTGGAGATACACTTTATGTGCCTAAACAAGCCAAGAAGAAATGGGGGCGACGGAAACGAAGCAAGAAGTAG
- a CDS encoding UPF0104 family protein, whose product MQDTYEIILKHKWKIIATFAVAAFLIFAMTFLIGFNDVITTLEKAKWDWIALNFVLEAGIILIWAWRWKLILDVVDTSPKFTTLLMMLLASLFGNNVTPSAAGGEPLRAYLLREVEGVPFEIGFATSTADRVFEFLPFVLISIIAALFLLSWDIPPLTRIFVIAMIIVSIVIFGILIYAGFRKEITQRIIISLAKSIYPTALRLSKKDVSFNEIREKIIFYINRFSTGFVTALQDRNVFFIAFILSFAMWGLDMLRMYVCFGALGVYPPVLALVIIYTIGILISLLPLLPGAWGIREATLIGLFAVVGVSADVVLAASLIDRLASYIIPTILGALAALYYGRKVKNRSVNLPSTDS is encoded by the coding sequence ATGCAGGATACTTATGAAATCATTCTGAAACATAAATGGAAGATCATTGCTACCTTTGCAGTAGCTGCTTTTTTGATCTTCGCCATGACCTTTCTCATAGGTTTCAATGATGTCATTACAACCCTTGAAAAGGCTAAATGGGATTGGATTGCCCTAAACTTTGTGCTGGAAGCAGGTATTATCTTGATATGGGCCTGGAGGTGGAAGCTGATTCTAGATGTGGTGGATACTTCACCTAAATTCACCACCCTTTTAATGATGCTTCTGGCCAGTTTGTTTGGTAACAACGTCACTCCCAGTGCTGCAGGAGGAGAACCGCTGCGGGCTTATCTTCTAAGGGAAGTAGAAGGAGTACCATTTGAAATTGGATTTGCAACATCCACTGCAGATAGGGTATTTGAATTTCTTCCTTTCGTTTTAATATCCATTATCGCTGCTTTGTTCTTACTCAGCTGGGACATACCTCCATTGACTCGAATATTCGTTATAGCCATGATCATCGTGTCCATAGTAATATTCGGGATACTTATCTACGCCGGTTTCAGGAAAGAAATCACTCAAAGAATTATTATATCCCTTGCTAAATCTATTTACCCCACTGCGCTTCGTTTAAGTAAAAAAGACGTTTCATTTAATGAAATTAGAGAAAAAATAATATTTTACATTAACCGATTTTCTACTGGTTTTGTTACCGCCTTACAGGATCGAAATGTGTTTTTCATAGCCTTCATTCTATCCTTTGCCATGTGGGGTTTGGACATGCTGAGAATGTACGTGTGTTTCGGAGCGTTGGGAGTATATCCTCCAGTATTGGCCCTGGTGATAATATACACCATAGGTATTCTGATCAGCCTCTTACCATTACTCCCCGGTGCCTGGGGAATACGGGAAGCTACTTTAATCGGTCTTTTTGCAGTGGTTGGTGTTTCAGCAGACGTGGTGCTGGCAGCTAGCTTAATAGATCGTTTAGCCAGCTATATTATTCCCACCATACTGGGTGCTCTTGCAGCACTCTACTATGGACGCAAGGTTAAAAATAGAAGTGTTAACTTACCATCAACTGATTCTTAG
- a CDS encoding RraA family protein, whose translation MAKKMEISAESLLKEFSSQKMEKNMDFNLKDLDISTSNISDALKNLTGEYGVIPGVKPIKDDLKISGRAVTVKTQQDDWGTSLKAIETAKEGEIIFICCDGDDIGVWGELFSKYAQKKGVQSTVIYGAMRDVEAVRQLNYPVFSRSIVPHAGKPHAEGEIRIPLECGGVKVSTGNWIFGDDGGVVVVAEEILQKVISEALEIKKNEDEILHQIEDGNSLSNILGI comes from the coding sequence ATGGCTAAAAAAATGGAAATTTCTGCTGAATCATTGTTAAAAGAATTTTCATCCCAGAAGATGGAAAAAAATATGGATTTTAATCTGAAAGATTTGGATATCAGCACCTCCAACATTTCGGATGCTCTGAAAAATTTAACCGGTGAATACGGGGTTATACCTGGTGTTAAACCAATCAAGGATGACTTAAAAATAAGCGGCAGGGCAGTTACTGTTAAAACACAACAGGATGATTGGGGAACCTCATTGAAAGCTATTGAAACTGCTAAAGAAGGCGAAATTATTTTCATATGCTGTGATGGAGATGACATTGGAGTTTGGGGTGAATTATTCAGCAAGTACGCTCAGAAAAAAGGAGTCCAATCCACAGTGATCTACGGCGCCATGCGCGATGTAGAAGCAGTAAGACAACTAAATTACCCTGTTTTTTCACGTTCTATAGTACCCCATGCTGGAAAACCCCATGCTGAAGGAGAAATTCGCATCCCCCTTGAATGTGGAGGAGTTAAAGTTAGCACCGGAAACTGGATCTTCGGAGATGATGGGGGAGTAGTTGTAGTAGCTGAAGAAATTTTACAGAAGGTAATCTCAGAAGCACTTGAAATTAAAAAAAATGAAGACGAAATACTCCATCAAATTGAAGACGGTAACTCATTATCCAATATTTTAGGTATTTGA
- a CDS encoding DUF211 domain-containing protein: MAKGLIRIVLDILKPHEPTLPHFAKFLSEVSGVEGVNVTLMEIDKETENIKVTMQGNDLDFDEISKAIEQYGGSIHSVDEVVAGRTMVEEVTTPQD; this comes from the coding sequence TTGGCAAAAGGTCTCATTAGAATAGTTTTAGACATATTAAAACCACATGAACCAACTTTACCCCATTTTGCTAAATTTTTAAGCGAAGTAAGTGGCGTGGAAGGGGTTAATGTTACTCTCATGGAAATTGACAAGGAAACAGAAAACATTAAAGTCACTATGCAGGGCAATGACCTGGACTTTGATGAAATAAGTAAAGCCATTGAACAGTACGGTGGTTCCATACACAGCGTAGACGAAGTTGTAGCTGGAAGAACTATGGTTGAAGAAGTAACAACACCCCAGGACTGA
- a CDS encoding toprim domain-containing protein translates to MSFIKLSSLIEELKICGEQGIPVLIEGQKDERALRELGVNGNFIKVSGSGLKLFEIAEIAAQSSPRVVILTDFDRKGNQLAKRLSEDIQSLGSHPDLRFRKTLMGITRRFIKDIESLPRHLEQLELEENPSGGQWYYYH, encoded by the coding sequence ATGAGTTTTATAAAGTTGTCCAGTTTAATCGAAGAGCTTAAAATCTGTGGGGAACAGGGAATTCCAGTTCTGATTGAAGGTCAAAAGGATGAAAGGGCCTTGAGAGAACTAGGGGTAAATGGTAATTTCATAAAAGTTTCCGGTTCAGGTCTTAAACTCTTTGAAATAGCGGAGATAGCAGCTCAATCATCACCAAGAGTAGTTATATTAACTGACTTTGATCGAAAAGGCAATCAGCTTGCCAAAAGATTATCAGAGGATATTCAAAGCCTCGGTTCCCATCCGGACCTCCGATTCAGGAAAACCTTGATGGGAATTACCCGTCGTTTTATTAAGGATATCGAGAGCCTCCCTCGGCACCTGGAACAGCTGGAACTTGAAGAAAACCCATCTGGTGGGCAATGGTATTACTATCATTAG
- the dnaG gene encoding DNA primase DnaG yields MGTKEEISTTKYLIHAQINANGIVEKPDVVGAIFGQTEGLLSNDLDLRELQKTGRIGRIKVNINSKAGRSKGEIVIPSSLDRVETAILAASLETINRVGPCEAYIQVNKVEDVRAVKRRKVVDRAKELYKGMMEEVTPESLKMIEEVKEAMRIHEITDFGHDKLPAGPNVASSDAILVVEGRADVLNLLRYGVKNAIAVEGVSVPKTVAELTKKKTVTAFLDGDRGGDLILKELLQVGELDYVTRAPRGKEVEDLTKDEVMVALRDKIPVEQIYHDLGIKLDKPEKKQVDKTPDKVKLLKGILKDVEGSGNAEILDDALNILKEVKVESLYDEIKSLQNEGAYAVVFDGVVSQRLIDIAKEKGLKQVVAVRMSEVVKKPSPLKIITR; encoded by the coding sequence ATGGGAACTAAAGAAGAAATCAGTACAACTAAATATCTTATTCATGCTCAAATAAATGCTAACGGAATTGTGGAAAAACCGGATGTGGTGGGTGCTATATTCGGACAAACTGAAGGACTGTTAAGTAATGATTTAGATTTAAGGGAACTACAAAAAACCGGTAGAATTGGCCGGATCAAAGTAAATATCAACTCCAAAGCAGGCAGATCCAAAGGAGAAATAGTGATCCCATCCAGTCTGGACCGAGTTGAAACTGCCATCCTGGCTGCATCTCTAGAAACCATAAACCGAGTCGGACCCTGCGAAGCCTACATACAAGTCAACAAGGTGGAAGATGTCCGGGCTGTTAAAAGAAGGAAAGTAGTGGACCGTGCCAAAGAACTTTACAAGGGAATGATGGAAGAAGTCACCCCTGAAAGCCTCAAAATGATTGAAGAGGTTAAAGAGGCCATGCGCATCCATGAAATCACTGATTTTGGTCATGACAAACTCCCAGCAGGTCCCAATGTAGCATCCTCCGATGCAATCCTGGTGGTAGAAGGACGTGCCGATGTTTTAAACCTGCTCAGATATGGTGTTAAAAATGCCATAGCCGTGGAAGGGGTAAGCGTACCCAAAACCGTGGCAGAACTCACTAAGAAAAAAACAGTAACCGCCTTTTTAGACGGAGATAGAGGTGGCGACCTCATTCTCAAGGAGCTTCTCCAGGTAGGGGAACTTGACTACGTGACCCGTGCTCCACGGGGTAAAGAAGTGGAAGACCTCACCAAAGATGAAGTTATGGTAGCTTTAAGGGATAAAATACCAGTAGAACAGATCTACCACGACTTGGGAATAAAACTGGATAAACCCGAAAAAAAACAGGTAGACAAAACCCCGGATAAAGTTAAATTACTTAAGGGAATACTCAAAGATGTGGAAGGCTCAGGCAATGCTGAGATCCTGGATGATGCTTTAAACATCCTCAAAGAAGTGAAGGTGGAATCCCTTTATGATGAGATAAAATCTTTGCAAAATGAGGGCGCCTACGCTGTGGTATTTGATGGAGTGGTGAGTCAGAGACTCATTGACATTGCCAAAGAAAAAGGGTTAAAGCAGGTTGTAGCAGTACGCATGAGTGAAGTTGTAAAAAAACCCAGCCCACTTAAAATCATTACCCGCTAA